The region ATATAGAAAATTGTTGCAGTTGGCAAAATAACATAATAAGGGTTATGGAATAACATGATATATTCAAATACATATTAGAATAACACATTATTATGCGATCCGAGACCTAATGAAAAACTATGTAGCACCAGATTTCAATTAATAATCCAGAATAATAAGTATTGCAACTCCCTTTTTTCCAGATATACGTTCTACAAAACAGCACAAAAAATCTCATTCAGCTAAACTGTATAAGCCTGGAGGATCGTCAACCATAGATATCTGCAACTTTCTGATACTCAATAGTCCAATAAAGAAAGAACATAATTTCATATATCTAACCGAATATAAATAGTGAAATATCTCGTTAAGAGATTAATATTTGGACACAAGCCCTAATATTCAGCACGGGTATAAAAAGAGGCGACGAATAAACAGAATGGAAAAATTAGCATTTATTTCCTGCAAAGGAAGGAGGGTAAGTATATAAATTCTAGCGTATGGAGATAACTgatatgttataaaaaaaatatcagaaCCATAAAATTTGAAAAGCCAACCCAACTAAACGGATTTAGGTAGATGCTTAATGGAAATATCTAGGACAAGAAACGGGAACCTTACAAGAACTACGAACATGGACTTCATTAAGACAAACCAGAAGGTTTTAGAACATTTAAGCATACAAAGAGAAAAATATATGCCCAAAAAAGAGAATTACTCATCTAAGTATACCAAAGCATAAACCCCTTTAGTTCTGCATTTAAATACAACAGAACCAGCAAACCTATCCAAATATTAAGTACAATATCAAAAAATGCAACACTATTGAAAAGATTTTTCACTAGTACACAATAACCTTACGTGTTAGTTTCAGATCATAACAAACCAGACCTTACGTGTTAGTTTCAGATCATAACAAACCAGCAATAATATTTAGAATACCAACAGTGTTAATGAGGCTAAAAACAAAGCATACACGAAACAGGCAGTCACAATCATATTAAAAATGGGTAAACTCACAGCAATCGGAGCAAGTATGGATAAACAAAAGAGATTAGAAAACATTATGATATTAATCATGTCTTCAAAATGTATGATTTCCCCTAATTCAACATAAAACCACCTAAGAGTTGTATCGGACCAACTCTGCATACTATCAACAGCCAAGCATACCTCACTAATAGCTTCATTAACCAACTGTTTTGCAAGTTCAATCTGCTCACTCGTGCCCTCTATATGCACATTCCTCTCTGAAGATACATCACCTGGAGGTAGATGCAAAGGTATCACCTGAAGAAGATCAAGAACAAAAAAAGCAAATGTCTTAGATTGAGTTACCAGGAAGAACTATAGGGCAAGAATAACAACTTAAGGTCTATACTGAAAGAATGATGAGTTTTGAGATTACTAGACCAGCCGTACAGATAAGTGATCATTTTAGGAGATTGTCAATTAAAAACACTATGCTAAATAAAGGATATAAACCTGAATACGAGCTCCAGTCCTTGCTTGCATGTTCTTGATTGAGTCGCCTCCTTTACCAATTACCAGACCAACCTGGAATCATGAGCATATCCTTCAGTATCCTGAATTAAGGATATAGCAACCAAATATAGCATCTTTATTGTACCTTGTTATTAGGGATTTTCAGCACTAAATGTTCAGAACCACCTTGTCCTGTAAACCTTCTGGAAACTGTACCTGAACCCCCTGCATCCGCCTGGGCCAAACATTTCATAGCATAAGttagaaattttatcaatttagcaCTTGCTACTTCTTAAGATTAAACAAACAATGACGAGCATGCTCTACCTCTGACAGAACTTCATTTATCAGCTGCTCAGCTTTCGCAATTTGTTCAGGATTACCCATGAGCTCTACAATCCTTGTTGTCGAACTAGGATCGGAATCCATGTCTCGGGTGACCTGTATCTTTGCTCCAGACTGAATCTGAAGATATTTGATAGTTTCTCCACCTTTTCCAATAATAACACCAACCCTACCATTTGGAATTTCAATCTTCTTGCTGGAACTTCCCATGTATGATGAGCCATAAGAAACAGGAATAGCAGACGCAGCTGAATTTGATTGAGACTTATAATCTGCATTTAATCACGAgttcatataatcaaataagCATCTTCAATATCTAGTTCTAGTAGTCCAAATAAGCATAAAACAGTAATTTATACAGCACAAAATCTAAAAAACAGATCCAACAAAAATCGAGGGAGCAAACCATTATGAGGAACAGAGCTAAACCCCTTGTTATTATCATAAGAATCAAAACCAGAAGCGCCGTTATTATCAACCCTAGCACGTTTAACTTCACCACCGCCACCGTCAGCTGGAGGTGGTGCGCCACTTAATAAGCGAGCGGCAATCTCCTGAACTTTTTGCTTTGCCAGCTGGATCTGATCAACAGGTGGAGGCACGCTGTTGTAACTAGGCGGGGCTTGAGTTGCATTCGGGGATGAGAAACCAGTAGGGCGGCGAGCAACCGGCGGTGGAGGCGGTGTTTGGTCGTCGTATTTGCGTTTGTTTACGGCAGTTGCGGTGTCTGTGACTGAAGAGTAATGAGATTCGTCCGCCATCGAGAGAGAATTTGGAAGAAGAAACCCTAAGGACTGGGAGAGGTTTGATCGAAGGATGTAATAACGGAAGAAGGAGAGTACGGAGGAGATATTAGGGTTTTATATATATGGAGGTCAAGGTGAGCACGTGATTATGTGATAAGAAAGCCACACTTTGTGGCTGGTTAATTACTCATACATCCATAATGTTTTTTTGTATTCCATATTTGCACTCCTGCGtactttttataataaacaaatttaattatcgACTAATAAACAAGTTGAGCTATTGGCGAGTTGTTTGATGtcatctaaaataaaattcatggaTCGATTCGGACATTTGGAGTCGAACTTGGACTTTAAGTATTCGAATTTCATCTTAAACTGAATTTGGATATCAAATGAAAAACATATGTGAAATTCGTGAGTTTAAACAAACTTTTTATATAtgtgaaaaaaattaacttttttatttaaattcaataaaaaaaacaaatttatcatattaattttaaaatattaaattatactaatttatttttttaaagaattaattgtaaaaaaatcattaatttcaGGTGAAAATCTGTGCTTTGCAAACGCTTATCATGAAATTGGGTAGGCTATTTAAAGTGGTCTAATGAAATGGGTAATCCTAGGTGCCATCatcattttcaaattatttgatcaatttttgtaattttactgCGGACACCTGGCAAATTCTAGAGAACTAACAAATATTGACTCACATGACAATAAAATGAGACATAAAAATATGCGCTCAATAAAGCTCAAAACATCTCAAAATTGGGTTAATGTTCCGTGATTCGCTATACATCCTGTTTAAATGCTCAGAAAATAAAATGTTCAACAATGTTCTTGTCAAGCTTTAATGCCCTAATTCACAACTGTCAACATAAATAAGCGTTTGCAAAGCACATATTTGACAACATCAGTCAAcccgtttttttttttacaagtcAGAACACCTGCCTATTTTATGTTAATGTTCATACCTGTATTTTTTCAATGGAAAATAAAtcagtattttaatttgttaatataaaaaatcGATAATTGATTTACCAAATTTAAGTTAgagtttatataattaaaaaaaggcctaatcactcaaaaacccctcacctttaaatttttttttcaattctaccccgacgttgaaaatttgtcaattttacccacttttgatattttccgttttcaattgtaccccaatattttaatttttattaatttttttacttaaatgatgaaatcattcaattaattaagtctaaacatgaaattaaattcttttttattcaaaaaagtacaaataagtcctttatttttaaaaactaactaaaaaccataatcaaattaacactaatttaaattcttaattaatttaactaaatttaaataaattttaaaaatatacaattaatatatgcgagacatgtagaatgttttaaacaaatttccaaacgcaaaagacgttaatttaatttgtcagggtacaattgaaacacaaaaatgcaaaatagggtaaaattgacaaatttgcaacgtcagggtatgattgaaaaggggctaaaaggtcggggttttttaagacattaggccttaaaaaaaaaaggtttaagagtttatttataaatcacactagagtttataatttaatttctatatgcaTACGACAATAAAATCTAACAAAtgtaaaaactattttttttaatatataataataaatcaaatcaaatcaaatttatcgatttagttcaATAAtacaatttgatttaatttttacgCACTCTTACCCTTATATGCAAACTATTGATTTTTACATCTTCACATTTTGTCAACCAATGTTCATTTGTTGCATTTTCTTCTAAGTTTGAacctttttttctttaaaaatcaaaagataatTATGAGATTGAAAAAATTAGAAGCTTGTCTCAATCTCATGATCGCTAAGTTCCTTTTCTTTCTCTGGTCTATATAAATATCTATTCCAATTTCCAATCAACCTCCACCGAAGGAAAATCTTCCTTGGCTCACATCAAACCAGAGACTATTAACCGGGAAACTCTCTCTATTAGCTGCTTCAGAAAAGGATGCAGCTAATAGCTATATACAGAGTACAATAAAATAGAACTAAAAATAAAAGCCGTTTATTTGATCCCATTACAAAAAACAAAGCAACTTTCGGACAATTACACAAGCAATAACAAGTTTGTTTTACAGCAGGATATGCAGCAACCATAAAAACTAGGATCTAGAGAAGCTTTTTTGCAAATGCCGGAAAGGGACTCATATGACTAGTCAGAAATTCAGAGACAGTTTCTCCTTTTACGGAGCGCTTAAACACGTAATTGTACTTATTCAACCATAAAATATATGCTTATCTCTGCCAATAGTAACATAATATGAGCTCATCTGGTCCACCAATGAAGGAAATCCTTGCGCCGGTTGATCTTCTTCTGAAGCTGGAGTAAACCATAGAGCAAGGCCTCCGCAGTCGGTGGGCACCCCGGGACATAAATGTCTACAGGCACAATCCTGTCACAACCTCGAACAACAGAGTAGGAGTAGTGATAATATCCACCGCCATTTGCACAGCTGCCCATAGAAATGACCCATCTTGGCTCGGGCATTTGGTCATAAACCCTGTGAATAATTTTCAGCACAAGAATTACTGGAATGCCAAGTAAATCAAATCTAAGTAGTATGCTGATTATGCTATCAAGCAAGCTCCAATCATTCAACTATATAATTAAAAGAGAGAAATCTAAAGCTAAATGTTTCTGTCGAAAAAGAAATTGAGTAGTAGCTCTAGCTCAAACACAAAAAATGGATGCTTGTAAAGAATTACCCATAAGTATTAGTAAGCGTTAGCAATTGTGAATATTGgcataactttattaaataaagcaATGCCGCATACAGCAGAAACCAACAAAGGTTTATTTCACCCCtccaacttggcacaaaatatcaaaagagTACATGCGGTTTTGGACAAAAAATCCACTGCTTGTCAATTTACACCTTAATTTGACATCAGTATTGATGGTCAAAAGTGTAAATTGaccataatttgatttttttcccaAAACCACAAACTTCGACTCTTTTAATCTTCTGTACCAAGTTGGAGGGGCGAAATGAACCTTTGTTGAACAGAAAACATAAACTAGCAAGCCCCGTGCACTTATGGTTTCCTCATACACCACTCTTGATCACCATCTCTCCTTCACCCACAAGCAAACCAATCATAACCCTAGCAACTTTTCAATTACGTTTCATCAACAGATGAGTCTTTTGACCCCTTCTTCAATCAACACAGCAAAGGTCCAAGCTTCGCCTAGTTAAAACCCACCGTCCCACAATTTGATAACACCATTTTGGTTTATTAAACTAGTATTGAACCTGAATACACAATGCCAATGTCTAAAGGACGCCTGAGCTCAAATCTAGCATGGATGCTACTACATACCTGACTTATGAATATCATGCATAGTGCTAACTCATATATAACATAGAGAAAATCTGGTCAGCAATGGGCAAACCGGGCTCGAGCTgattattgcaaaaaaaaaatgcagaTTTTATGCTAAACACATAATTCAAGGTAGAATGAATAGAGGGAACACCATAGCAAACTACACAAACCAAtgcagaaaataaaattaatcactAACCCAATCAACATAACAATCCAATAGACAAGAACAGCATAATTATTAACCCAATCACTATTTCAATCCAATAGAtaataaaaacacaataaaatcCAGCCAAAAGCTAATTCAATTTCACAAACCCTAGCAATTCACAGACAAACaatcaaaccctaaaaaatCAATAGAAGATAAATAGAAGAGAAGGGTAATGATCACAACATACTTGCGAAGAGCAGGCGCCATCTTATTGGTAAGAGTACCAGCAACAATCATACAATCAGATTGACGCGGACTAGGTCTAAAAATGATACCAAAACGATCCAGATCGTAACGGGCAGCACCCGTATGCATCATTTCAACGGCGCAACAAGCCAGACCAAAAGTCATGGGCCAGATGGACCCACGGCGAGCCCAGTTCATGAGATCATCGACCTTCGAAATCACGTACTCCGCGGGCTTTGAAAGACCAGTCGGCGAAGATGTCGAAGGAGGCGGTGCGCGTGGGTACGGTGTTGGAGACGTTGCCGCATCGGGAGAGAGGGAAGGGAGGGTTGTGTGGAGAGATAGGGCGGTGGCGCGTTGGTGGTGGGAGAGGAGAGTCGGGAGGCGAGAGGCGGTGCTCCGAGTTATCATGGCCATCGTTGCCTTTGTTCTAGGAGAAATGGGTTTTTAATTTTGTGCTGCGTTTGGTTTGCTTGTTGTTTCTGTTGACGTGGGCAGAAACTTTTTGGTTGGGTTGATGCGGTTTGAGTCGTTTGACACTTCAGAAGTGTGTCGCTGTATAAACCGCATGAAATAGAATGGCTTAATCATCTAAAAGTACctcattttttcaatttgtttatttatagtcccatcttttaaaatttatattttagtctatttttagttttcagtttcaattgtagCCACTTGTTTAAATTTGAGTGAAAATTTATCGTTTAAATTGCTTCATATTATTGTGAATtgcatttttaatataaaaaattaaacataaagtAATATGTGGGgcaaaatttgaactttttttcatttcaatttaaaaaaattgtctacaattgaaacaaaaattgaaaaatcggCTAAAACTAAGGGTTTGAAAAAATGAGGccgtaaatgaaaaaaaaagtcaaaaaatagGATATTTTTTCTGATTATTAAGTCAAATAACATTATATAAAAGTTTATACTTTACTAGAGGATAATCGAGGTTTCagagtaattattttattaatcacaatatgtaaataattaaaagttaaagaTAAAACAATGGCatttattaattgaattatacATTATTTGATACATTATATTAAGATTCATGCCATATATGAGTAGTTGTAGACCagtaaattttaaagaaaaattatatgaCCTACctcttttttgaaattattttcaaaaatatcttaTCAACTTTTGCCTTTTCAAGCgtgctttttaaaaaaattatattttcacaaATACGCTCGTTTTATCACGAGCCGAAATCTCGAGTCATGACCGGCGCTAAAGATTCTAAACTgcatttttaaatcaaaataagaaCTACTGATCCATAAATAGAAGAGATATCTAATTAATCTAGAATACCATACCACTTGTTTAAGGGATAACTGTGAAAGAATAAAGCAAAACAAAAGTTCAGTGTCAAATTTTTATCCTTTAATATTAATTGaacaattcaaaattaaaaataggattTGATATACATATAATCATGAAAATATATTACTACAGAATGTGAAATGAAACAAGCATCATACGCTATGTTAAGATATTAATAGGTTTATATTGTAAGGGTAGTATAGTATTTTTCCTTTATGTTTAGCTTAGCTTATATAAAAGcttcttattttgttttaaaattttaaagcttTCTCTTCTATTTGTTAGCCTCCATTGCTTTGTATCTAAAACTTCTATTCAATTAATGGTTTTGGATTTCTCCATTAATGTTATCATGGTACCAGAGCCAATTTTTCTCTCTTACCATTAGTTTAATCTCGTCCACAACTTCGCGGATCCAATCTTTGGCGATTTTTGTGATTGCGCGGCTGTTGATGCTAGTGATTATTTGGTAATTCGGAACTGTTGGTGAATTAATTTTGGTTGTCTGTTTGTCTGATTGCTCgtcttttgggtttgttttatcTGATTCGTTAATTCAATTTGTTAGTTTTCTAttgatttctttttaatatggctGAAACTAGAGATGATTCGCTTCAAGCAGTTAGTCTTCAGTTAGATGGTAAAAAATATGTGTATTGGAGTTATGTGATGAAAAATTTTCCGAAGGGTAAACAAAAGTGGGGTTATATTTCCGGTGCTTTTGTCAAGCCTGACGACGGCACAGCTGCTGATTATGTGTCTTTATTAGATAAGTGGCAAGTTGCTAATTCCAAGATTATTACTTGGATCAATAATTCTGTTAAGCACTCGATAGATACTCAATTAGCAAATATGAGACAACTAAGGAGGTTTGGGAACATTTAGCTAGACTGTACACACAGTCTAACTTTGCAAAACAGTACCAGTTGGAGTCTGATATTCGTGCTCTGCAGCAGAAAAGCATGAGTATTCAGAAATTTTATGATGTTATGACAGATTTGTGGGATCAGCTGGCTCTCACAAAATCTGCTGAATTACGAGCCTTTGGGCCTTATATTGCACGAAGAGAGGAGCAGAGATTGGTACAGTTTTTAATGGCTCTTCGTGATGAGTTTGAAGGACTTCGTGGGTCCATTATACATCGTCATCTGCTGCCTTCTGTTGATTCTGTTGTTAGTGAACTTTTGGCTGAAGAAATTCTTCTTAAGCCTTCTGTTGCAAAGAAAGTTTCTACGGTCTCTACTCCATCAGTCTTCGCCATGCCTCCACGACCCAATTTCAATTCGCAAGCTAGGCCTTATGGAACTGTTGCTCGTGATGAATGTAGTTTTTGTAAACAGAAAGGTCATTGGAAATCACAATGTCCAAAGTTGGGTAGAGAAAAACAACAATTTGCTCATCAATAGCCCCATCAGCAGCCTCAGCAATGGAGTTATCGACCGCCGGCTCCTCATAATGAACCTCCTCTTCTTCCTCGCC is a window of Mercurialis annua linkage group LG2, ddMerAnnu1.2, whole genome shotgun sequence DNA encoding:
- the LOC126670067 gene encoding NADH dehydrogenase [ubiquinone] iron-sulfur protein 7, mitochondrial yields the protein MAMITRSTASRLPTLLSHHQRATALSLHTTLPSLSPDAATSPTPYPRAPPPSTSSPTGLSKPAEYVISKVDDLMNWARRGSIWPMTFGLACCAVEMMHTGAARYDLDRFGIIFRPSPRQSDCMIVAGTLTNKMAPALRKVYDQMPEPRWVISMGSCANGGGYYHYSYSVVRGCDRIVPVDIYVPGCPPTAEALLYGLLQLQKKINRRKDFLHWWTR